In Cicer arietinum cultivar CDC Frontier isolate Library 1 chromosome 7, Cicar.CDCFrontier_v2.0, whole genome shotgun sequence, a single window of DNA contains:
- the LOC101492265 gene encoding uncharacterized protein: protein MDSVAEILSELRERYHHGDVFRISDLQEEIYGLRQGDSSITSYYTRLKKLWQELENFRPLPSCTCAIKCSCALIPKIREYRDEDYVIRFLKGLNDQYSSVRSQVMLMDPFPNINKVFSLLVQQERQIFPNSEEIPTIANVSNSNRANSRGHGDTRGRSSGSSGRPSRYCSHCHRSGHTVDVCFRKHGFPPHFRKNGNSSANNCVASDVDNDDKKSSCADDSLGDFPHSGFTTEQQKALLALLYTSQTSSSPVVNHLSN, encoded by the coding sequence ATGGATTCTGTTGCTGAAATCTTGTCTGAACTGCGTGAACGATATCATCATGGAGATGTGTTTCGTATCTCTGATTTGCAAGAAGAGATCTATGGCCTCCGTCAAGGTGACTCTTCGATTACATCTTATTATACACGGTTAAAGAAACTTTGGCAAGAGCTTGAGAATTTTCGTCCCCTACCTTCTTGTACCTGTGCAATCAAATGCTCTTGTGCCCTGATTCCCAAAATTCGTGAGTACCGGGATGAGGATTATGTGATTCGATTTCTTAAAGGTCTAAACGACCAATATTCTAGTGTTCGGTCCCAAGTCATGCTCATGGATCCCTTCCCTAATATCAACAAAGTGTTTTCATTGTTAGTGCAGCAAGAACGTCAAATCTTTCCTAATTCTGAAGAAATTCCAACCATTGCTAATGTCTCCAACTCTAATCGTGCTAATTCAAGGGGGCATGGTGATACTCGTGGTCGTTCATCTGGCAGTAGTGGTCGTCCCTCAAGATATTGCTCTCACTGCCACCGTTCAGGTCACACTGTTGACGTTTGTTTCCGCAAACATGGTTTTCCTCCTCATTTTCGCAAGAATGGAAATTCTTCTGCCAATAATTGTGTTGCATCTGATGTTGATAATGACGATAAAAAATCCAGTTGTGCTGATGATTCTCTAGGTGATTTTCCCCATTCTGGTTTTACTACTGAGCAACAAAAGGCTTTATTGGCGTTATTATACACATCTCAAACTAGTTCTTCTCCTGTCGTGAATCACCTCTCTAATTAA